In one Hippocampus zosterae strain Florida chromosome 10, ASM2543408v3, whole genome shotgun sequence genomic region, the following are encoded:
- the LOC127609013 gene encoding olfactory receptor 146-like, with protein MSNGSAGATAYVSLATFAVPPGGKYPIFLAGIFVYLFCVLCNVTLLAAIALRRHLHKPVYFILLSLPLNDLMGVTAMLPKVLAGVLAESNRTPYPLCVLQAFLLHLYGGGILFILAAMAFDRYVAICMPLRYNTVMTPGVVVGVVTTVWTLDLVLITALFSLQSGLRRCRSDVANVFCDNPSLLKLMCGDTSVNNVVGLVSTAVVQALSLSVQVFSYVKILMACAVTRRTEPRKKAVNTCVAQLLILIIFEIAGTFTILSHRFQNVSGDLQKAMGVLIFLISPLLNPLVYGLYTSEIRNALLGVLKKRVFV; from the coding sequence ATGTCAAACGGGTCTGCGGGCGCCACGGCCTACGTGAGCCTGGCCACGTTTGCGGTCCCGCCTGGTGGCAAGTACCCCATCTTCTTGGCGGGCATCTTCGTCTACTTGTTCTGCGTCTTGTGCAACGTGACGCTGCTGGCGGCCATCGCGCTACGCCGCCACCTGCACAAGCCCGTCTACTTCATCCTGCTCAGCCTGCCCCTCAACGACCTGATGGGCGTCACCGCCATGCTGCCCAAAGTCCTGGCGGGCGTGTTGGCCGAGAGCAACCGCACGCCGTACCCGCTGTGCGTCCTCCAGGCCTTCCTGCTGCACCTGTACGGCGGCGGCATCCTCTTCATCCTGGCCGCCATGGCTTTCGACCGCTACGTGGCCATCTGCATGCCGCTGCGCTACAACACCGTCATGACCCCCGGGGTGGTGGTCGGCGTCGTCACCACGGTGTGGACTCTGGACCTGGTCCTGATCACGGCGCTCTTCTCCTTACAGTCCGGGTTGCGGCGCTGCCGCTCGGACGTCGCCAACGTGTTCTGCGACAACCCCTCGCTGCTCAAGCTCATGTGCGGCGACACGTCCGTCAACAACGTCGTCGGGCTGGTCAGCACGGCCGTCGTGCAGGCGCTCAGCCTGTCCGTCCAGGTCTTTTCCTACGTCAAGATCTTGATGGCGTGCGCGGTCACCAGGCGCACCGAGCCCAGGAAGAAGGCGGTCAACACCTGCGTGGCTCAGCTGCTCATCCTGATCATCTTCGAGATCGCCGGCACCTTCACCATCCTGTCGCACAGGTTCCAAAATGTGTCGGGCGACTTGCAGAAGGCGATGGGCGTGTTGATATTTCTCATCTCGCCTCTCCTGAACCCCCTGGTCTACGGGCTGTACACCAGTGAAATACGAAACGCTCTGCTCGGGGTTTTGAAAAAACGAGTCTTTGTCTAA
- the LOC127608990 gene encoding post-GPI attachment to proteins factor 2-like isoform X1, with the protein MVFPRMMNPPGNSDISIGNSQTLNSSVNILFVGFDMTSLQPFRGTAADVQEGSRKWLLRHFTALSKGQQAGAAMISGTYGNEKPLVIRVPFMTCALGIVSLPLMALVTCVLISSIFHFEDSTRTHCHVPNYLPSISAAISLSPECHIWRLCVGLHSAPRLLVAFAYFKFYKVRFAARLPESALAYLSLAFSVSENLGLLLLTYVSSSETYLVHKEGFVLFLLSSFAYMLITCRLWKAIKRFSLNPEDAKSHHWKVRLLILNLSFCAFATFFYIKHNLYCESGSYTLFALFEYLIVFSNMAFHMTAAWDFRSHDVMVISCSEPKDF; encoded by the exons ATGGTTTTCCCCCGTATGATGAATCCGCCCGGCAACAGCGATATTTCAATAGGAAACTCTCAAACGCTGAACTCCAGCGTGAACATTTTG TTCGTAGGCTTTGACATGACGTCACTGCAGCCCTTCCGGGGAACGGCCGCCGATGTCCAGGAAGGATCACGAAAGTGGTTATTGCGGCATTTCACCGCCTTGTCGAAG GGGCAGCAAGCGGGAGCCGCCATGATTTCGGGCACGTACGGCAACGAGAAGCCCCTGGTGATCCGCGTGCCCTTCATGACGTGCGCCCTGGGCATCGTCTCCCTGCCGCTGATGGCCCTGGTCACCTGCGTCCTCATCTCGTCCATCTTTCACTTTGAGGACTCCACGAGGACGCACTGCCAC GTTCCCAACTACCTGCCGTCCATCAGCGCCGCCATCAGCCTGAGCCCCGAGTGCCACATCTGGCGCTTGTGCGTGGGCCTGCACTCGGCGCCCCGCTTGCTGGTGGCCTTCGCCTACTTCAAGTTCTACAAGGTGCGCTTCGCCGCCCGCCTGCCCGAGAGCGCGCTGGCCTACCTCAGCCTGGCCTTCTCCGTCTCCGAGAACCTCggcctgctgctgctcacctacGTGTCGTCCAGCGAGACCTACC TTGTCCACAAGGAGGGCTTCGTCCTCTTCCTTCTCAGCTCCTTCGCCTACATGCTCATCACGTGCCGTCTGTGGAAGGCCATCAAGAGGTTTTCCTTGAACCCCGAG GATGCCAAATCCCATCACTGGAAAGTGCGTTTACTCATCCTCAACTTGAGCTTCTGCGCTTTTGCCACATTCTTTTACATCAAACACAACTTGTACTGTGAGTCGGGGA gtTACACATTGTTTGCCCTGTTTGAGTATCTCATCGTCTTCTCCAACATGGCCTTCCACATGACGGCGGCGTGGGACTTCAGGAGCCACGACGTGATGGTTATTTCCTGCTCGGAGCCGAAGGACTTCTGA
- the LOC127608990 gene encoding post-GPI attachment to proteins factor 2-like isoform X2, with product MVFPRMMNPPGNSDISIGNSQTLNSSVNILFVGFDMTSLQPFRGTAADVQEGSRKWLLRHFTALSKGQQAGAAMISGTYGNEKPLVIRVPFMTCALGIVSLPLMALVTCVLISSIFHFEDSTRTHCHVPNYLPSISAAISLSPECHIWRLCVGLHSAPRLLVAFAYFKFYKVRFAARLPESALAYLSLAFSVSENLGLLLLTYVSSSETYLVHKEGFVLFLLSSFAYMLITCRLWKAIKRFSLNPEDAKSHHWKVRLLILNLSFCAFATFFYIKHNLYCESGRATT from the exons ATGGTTTTCCCCCGTATGATGAATCCGCCCGGCAACAGCGATATTTCAATAGGAAACTCTCAAACGCTGAACTCCAGCGTGAACATTTTG TTCGTAGGCTTTGACATGACGTCACTGCAGCCCTTCCGGGGAACGGCCGCCGATGTCCAGGAAGGATCACGAAAGTGGTTATTGCGGCATTTCACCGCCTTGTCGAAG GGGCAGCAAGCGGGAGCCGCCATGATTTCGGGCACGTACGGCAACGAGAAGCCCCTGGTGATCCGCGTGCCCTTCATGACGTGCGCCCTGGGCATCGTCTCCCTGCCGCTGATGGCCCTGGTCACCTGCGTCCTCATCTCGTCCATCTTTCACTTTGAGGACTCCACGAGGACGCACTGCCAC GTTCCCAACTACCTGCCGTCCATCAGCGCCGCCATCAGCCTGAGCCCCGAGTGCCACATCTGGCGCTTGTGCGTGGGCCTGCACTCGGCGCCCCGCTTGCTGGTGGCCTTCGCCTACTTCAAGTTCTACAAGGTGCGCTTCGCCGCCCGCCTGCCCGAGAGCGCGCTGGCCTACCTCAGCCTGGCCTTCTCCGTCTCCGAGAACCTCggcctgctgctgctcacctacGTGTCGTCCAGCGAGACCTACC TTGTCCACAAGGAGGGCTTCGTCCTCTTCCTTCTCAGCTCCTTCGCCTACATGCTCATCACGTGCCGTCTGTGGAAGGCCATCAAGAGGTTTTCCTTGAACCCCGAG GATGCCAAATCCCATCACTGGAAAGTGCGTTTACTCATCCTCAACTTGAGCTTCTGCGCTTTTGCCACATTCTTTTACATCAAACACAACTTGTACTGTGAGTCGGGGA GAGCCACGACGTGA
- the LOC127608990 gene encoding post-GPI attachment to proteins factor 2-like isoform X3 — MISGTYGNEKPLVIRVPFMTCALGIVSLPLMALVTCVLISSIFHFEDSTRTHCHVPNYLPSISAAISLSPECHIWRLCVGLHSAPRLLVAFAYFKFYKVRFAARLPESALAYLSLAFSVSENLGLLLLTYVSSSETYLVHKEGFVLFLLSSFAYMLITCRLWKAIKRFSLNPEDAKSHHWKVRLLILNLSFCAFATFFYIKHNLYCESGSYTLFALFEYLIVFSNMAFHMTAAWDFRSHDVMVISCSEPKDF, encoded by the exons ATGATTTCGGGCACGTACGGCAACGAGAAGCCCCTGGTGATCCGCGTGCCCTTCATGACGTGCGCCCTGGGCATCGTCTCCCTGCCGCTGATGGCCCTGGTCACCTGCGTCCTCATCTCGTCCATCTTTCACTTTGAGGACTCCACGAGGACGCACTGCCAC GTTCCCAACTACCTGCCGTCCATCAGCGCCGCCATCAGCCTGAGCCCCGAGTGCCACATCTGGCGCTTGTGCGTGGGCCTGCACTCGGCGCCCCGCTTGCTGGTGGCCTTCGCCTACTTCAAGTTCTACAAGGTGCGCTTCGCCGCCCGCCTGCCCGAGAGCGCGCTGGCCTACCTCAGCCTGGCCTTCTCCGTCTCCGAGAACCTCggcctgctgctgctcacctacGTGTCGTCCAGCGAGACCTACC TTGTCCACAAGGAGGGCTTCGTCCTCTTCCTTCTCAGCTCCTTCGCCTACATGCTCATCACGTGCCGTCTGTGGAAGGCCATCAAGAGGTTTTCCTTGAACCCCGAG GATGCCAAATCCCATCACTGGAAAGTGCGTTTACTCATCCTCAACTTGAGCTTCTGCGCTTTTGCCACATTCTTTTACATCAAACACAACTTGTACTGTGAGTCGGGGA gtTACACATTGTTTGCCCTGTTTGAGTATCTCATCGTCTTCTCCAACATGGCCTTCCACATGACGGCGGCGTGGGACTTCAGGAGCCACGACGTGATGGTTATTTCCTGCTCGGAGCCGAAGGACTTCTGA